A section of the Patescibacteria group bacterium genome encodes:
- a CDS encoding GNAT family N-acetyltransferase → MNIKIKTAKSSDWELIQKLNNEVFLNDEENDDDLDLDWPFSEKGIDYYQKLASGKYGKCYIAYLGKIPVGYVALAIKNFGYRKSKYVEIENIGVNPEYRSQGIGKLLVDASVRWAKEQKATKLFVSAYWNSKRAINFYKKNGFYEIGIELDRKI, encoded by the coding sequence ATGAACATAAAGATAAAGACAGCTAAAAGCAGTGATTGGGAGCTGATCCAGAAATTGAATAATGAGGTCTTTTTAAATGATGAGGAAAACGATGATGACCTTGACTTAGATTGGCCTTTTTCCGAGAAAGGTATTGACTATTACCAAAAACTCGCCAGTGGCAAATATGGAAAATGTTATATTGCCTACCTAGGTAAAATACCTGTGGGTTATGTGGCGCTGGCGATAAAGAATTTCGGCTATCGTAAAAGTAAATATGTTGAGATAGAAAACATCGGGGTTAACCCAGAATACCGTTCCCAAGGAATAGGAAAGTTATTAGTAGATGCTTCTGTTAGATGGGCGAAAGAACAAAAGGCGACGAAATTATTCGTTTCCGCTTACTGGAATAGCAAGAGGGCAATCAATTTCTATAAGAAGAATGGTTTTTATGAGATAGGAATTGAATTAGATAGAAAGATTTAA